A window from Cryptomeria japonica chromosome 1, Sugi_1.0, whole genome shotgun sequence encodes these proteins:
- the LOC131028206 gene encoding uncharacterized protein LOC131028206: MGIVVDRDINAQETCHMLQKLPLISCFCHFVSLNVSRKVLHRITNQNDNAELCKSYISAYMERPIELEKVSLIQSPQQFSYNGQRKKHKWQKLQKQAIVNVYPQFKISPNEDDDNFDAYCWSELLLYKPFHHIPIDIGTSTDQIIANSKLLYMDGYSRWHIYGIEQECTTENDEDPNTNDFLHSHNEDQYEWEYLSQMASSNNITINDLQMLGKQDYDINFDWAEPHPTNPLHLTVVHFISTNKINCQPPLLQPPSSVADAFPLAAKQKLALDLILAHYTSHQTIPPLRMIIQGTAGTGKSYLIQCTRKELNLSTTQEHNPLLVLSSTDVSAYNIQATTIHAALRIPLRDMQPLTGQSLMFFQEQYKQLQYILIDEMNFLGPKLLLKIDSTLRQAFPHQQHEPFGGILLILVGDLVQLPPVMDKPLYASHSIALALWHSFQIVVTLDTSFQQQGTSNIQQQFCAILQNIRNVSALQTDWEALMSRSSTKLVVDDNK, translated from the coding sequence ATGGGGATAGTTGTTGATCGGGACATCAACGCAcaagaaacttgccatatgttGCAAAAGCTACCATTGATCAGttgtttttgtcattttgtctCCCTTAATGTTAGCAGGAAAGTCCTCCACCGTATTACTAATCAAAATGACAATGCTGAGCTCTGCAAATCTTATATTTCTGCTTACATGGAAAGGCCTATTGAATTGGAAAAAGTCTCACTAATACAATCACCACAACAATTTTCATACAATGGCCAACGTAAAAAGCATAAATGGCAAAAACTacaaaaacaagcaattgtcaatgTTTACCCACAATTTAAAATCTCTCCAAATGAGGATGATGACAACTTTGACGCCTATTGTTGGAGTGAGTTGCTCTTGTACAAACCCTTTCATCATATTCCTATAGATATAGGTACATCAACAGACCAAATCATTGCAAATTCGAAGCTATTGTACATGGATGGTTACTCACGTTGGCATATTTATGGAATAGAACAAGAATGCACAACAGAGAATGATGAAGACCCTAATACTAATGATTTTTTACATTCACACAATGAAGACCAGTATGAATGGGAGTACCTTTCACAAATGGCCTCTTCTAACAACATCACCATCAATGATCTCCAAATGTTAGGCAAACAAGATTACGATATTAACTTTGATTGGGCCGAACCTCATCCCACTAATCCACTTCATCTTACTGTTGTTCACTTTATTTccacaaataaaataaattgccAACCTCCCCTTCTCCAACCACCTTCTTCTGTCGCTGATGCATTCCCTTTGGCAGCAAAACAAAAACTTGCACTTGACCTTATTCTTGCGCATTACACATCTCACCAAACCATCCCGCCTCTTCGTATGATTATACAAGGCACTGCAGGCACTGGCAAATCATATTTGATACAATGCACTAGAAAAGAACTTAACCTTTCCACTACTCAAGAGCACAATCCTTTGCTTGTACTTTCCTCGACCGACGTATCtgcatataatatccaagcaacaACAATCCATGCTGCCTTGCGCATCCCTCTTAGAGATATGCAGCCTTTGACAGGCCAATCTTTAATGTTCTTCCAAGAACAATACAAACAATTACAATATATTCTAATTGATGAGATGAACTTTTTGGGTCCTAAATTGCTTTTAAAAATTGATAGCACATTACGTCAAGCATTCCCTCACCAACAACATGAACCCTTTGGAGGTATCTTACTAATCCTTGTAGGTGACCTTGTCCAGCTACCTCCTGTCATGGACAAGCCTTTGTATGCATCACATTCTATAGCCCTAGCATTATGGCACTCTTTCCAAATTGTGGTAACCTTGGATACAAGTTTCCAACAACAAGGCACCTCAAATATACAACAACAATTTTGTGCAATCTTGCAGAACATTAGAAATGTCAGTGCACTCCAAACAGATTGGGAAGCTCTTATGTCTCGATCCTCCACTAAACTAGTTGTTGATGATAACAAATAG